From one Paractinoplanes brasiliensis genomic stretch:
- a CDS encoding RICIN domain-containing protein codes for MRLLKRALVAALLTVGTLAAPAHAAAPAQTPHAMTPMRAAEPFKVLAFYNGTYDAAHIDFDKEAREWFPQAGAQNGFTWEATTDWSRLSASGLAGYKVIMFLDDAPPADRRAAFQQYMQNGGAWLGFHVSAFTTDANGWSWYHNTFLGSGNFATNTWGPTAETLRIENRNHPTTAGLPATIPSAVSEWYSWSRDLRQNPDIDILASVDASSFPVGTDPDQQWRSGFYPLIWSNRNYKMVYTNFGHNGMNYETNTRTSSTFASAQQNQWLINSILWLGGGDSTPQPPAPIDPAAWYPVVSRNSAKCVDARAAGTVNGTAVQQYTCNGSNAQQFQFAPTSGGYVRINGRGNAAQALDVTNVSTADNAPIQTWAYGGGANQQWLPVDEGGGYYRFVNRNSGKCLDVPAASTADGVQLVQYTCNGTAAQSFRLTR; via the coding sequence ATGCGTCTGCTCAAACGCGCCCTGGTCGCGGCGCTGCTCACGGTCGGCACCCTCGCCGCTCCCGCACACGCCGCCGCTCCAGCACAAACCCCCCACGCCATGACGCCGATGCGCGCCGCTGAACCGTTCAAGGTGCTCGCCTTCTACAACGGCACCTACGATGCCGCGCACATCGACTTCGACAAGGAAGCCCGGGAATGGTTCCCGCAGGCGGGCGCGCAGAACGGTTTCACCTGGGAGGCCACCACCGACTGGAGCCGGCTCAGCGCATCCGGCCTGGCCGGTTACAAGGTCATCATGTTTCTCGACGACGCCCCTCCGGCGGATCGGCGGGCGGCTTTCCAGCAGTACATGCAGAACGGCGGCGCCTGGCTGGGCTTTCACGTGAGCGCCTTCACGACCGACGCCAACGGCTGGAGCTGGTATCACAACACGTTCCTGGGCTCGGGCAACTTCGCCACGAACACGTGGGGCCCGACGGCCGAGACGTTGCGTATCGAGAACCGCAACCATCCGACCACGGCGGGCCTGCCGGCGACAATTCCGTCGGCGGTCAGCGAGTGGTATTCGTGGAGCCGGGATCTGCGGCAGAACCCGGACATCGACATCCTGGCCTCGGTCGACGCGTCCAGTTTCCCGGTCGGCACCGACCCGGACCAGCAGTGGCGCAGCGGTTTCTACCCGCTGATCTGGTCGAACCGGAACTACAAGATGGTCTACACGAACTTCGGCCACAACGGCATGAACTACGAGACCAACACCCGGACGTCGTCCACGTTCGCCAGCGCCCAGCAGAACCAGTGGCTGATCAACAGCATTCTGTGGCTGGGCGGCGGTGACAGCACCCCGCAGCCCCCGGCACCGATCGACCCCGCGGCCTGGTATCCGGTGGTCAGCAGGAACAGCGCCAAATGCGTTGACGCACGCGCGGCCGGAACAGTCAACGGCACGGCCGTCCAGCAGTACACGTGCAACGGCTCGAACGCGCAGCAGTTCCAGTTCGCCCCGACGAGCGGCGGCTATGTGCGCATCAACGGCCGGGGCAATGCGGCGCAGGCGCTCGACGTCACCAATGTGTCCACGGCCGACAACGCGCCGATCCAGACCTGGGCGTACGGGGGTGGCGCCAACCAGCAGTGGCTGCCGGTGGACGAGGGCGGCGGCTACTACCGTTTCGTGAACCGCAACAGCGGCAAATGCCTCGACGTCCCCGCGGCCTCCACAGCCGACGGCGTCCAACTGGTGCAGTACACGTGTAACGGAACCGCGGCCCAAAGCTTCCGTCTGACCCGTTGA
- a CDS encoding helix-turn-helix transcriptional regulator has product MVFPRIAGHRLIGRDEELRQIADVLDNLRPGRLTVLALEGPAGSGRTRLIDETARMARRRDFTVLAEPEWAGAVGSRQVLRTAGDHPGPLLFLGDHPRRVDPRAWGVLDLLAETAPTLVALTGPAEGARLPPADVHRVKVPPLSPAAQAEFVARLAGGRPDPLLMDLCRVAAGRPGALRELVAGLDEEGLLRVEGGWAVLRVSRLPRRIEAHLRGQVASVSAPARHLLQAAATVGVSFPLLRLARLMGVGPVTMLPALEEALESGLLGGDGELLAFGHDLVRAAVESTLPRPVAAALRPVPPPRRVIPRKSTEPADWSVLSPREREIAELAGQALTNQQIAHRTGISPHTVNFHLRQVFHKLRIGSRVELAARLPREEAS; this is encoded by the coding sequence ATGGTGTTCCCACGCATCGCCGGGCACAGGTTGATCGGCCGGGACGAGGAGCTGCGGCAGATCGCCGACGTGCTCGACAACCTGCGCCCGGGCCGGCTCACCGTGCTGGCCCTGGAGGGGCCGGCGGGCAGCGGCCGCACCCGGCTGATCGACGAGACGGCCCGGATGGCGAGGCGCCGCGACTTCACGGTGCTGGCCGAGCCGGAGTGGGCCGGCGCGGTCGGTTCGCGGCAGGTGCTGCGGACGGCCGGCGACCACCCGGGCCCCCTGCTGTTTCTCGGTGATCACCCGCGCCGGGTCGATCCACGTGCCTGGGGCGTGCTCGACCTGCTGGCCGAGACCGCGCCGACGTTGGTGGCGCTGACCGGTCCGGCCGAGGGGGCCCGGTTGCCCCCGGCCGACGTGCATCGGGTGAAGGTGCCGCCGTTGTCGCCGGCCGCGCAGGCCGAGTTCGTCGCGCGCCTGGCCGGTGGGCGGCCCGACCCGTTGCTGATGGATCTGTGCCGGGTGGCCGCCGGCCGGCCGGGGGCGCTGCGGGAGCTGGTCGCGGGCCTGGACGAGGAGGGCTTGTTGCGGGTGGAGGGTGGCTGGGCCGTGTTGCGGGTCAGCCGCCTGCCCCGGCGCATCGAGGCGCATCTGCGTGGGCAGGTCGCGTCGGTGTCCGCGCCCGCCCGGCATTTGTTGCAGGCGGCGGCGACCGTGGGGGTGTCGTTCCCCCTGTTGCGGCTGGCCCGGCTCATGGGGGTGGGGCCGGTGACGATGCTGCCCGCCCTCGAGGAGGCCTTGGAGTCGGGGCTGCTCGGCGGGGACGGCGAGTTGCTCGCGTTCGGGCACGATCTGGTGCGTGCCGCGGTCGAGTCGACGTTGCCCCGGCCGGTGGCGGCTGCCCTGCGGCCCGTGCCCCCGCCACGCCGCGTGATCCCGCGCAAGAGCACGGAGCCCGCCGACTGGTCGGTGCTGAGCCCCCGGGAACGGGAGATCGCCGAGCTGGCCGGGCAGGCGCTGACCAACCAGCAGATCGCCCACCGGACGGGGATCAGCCCGCACACCGTCAACTTCCACCTCCGGCAGGTGTTCCACAAGCTGCGGATCGGTTCCCGGGTGGAGCTGGCGGCCCGGTTGCCGCGGGAAGAGGCTTCATGA
- a CDS encoding FAD-dependent monooxygenase, with protein sequence MDGPVVIVGAGIGGLATAAVLARRGVPSIVLERAAEAQDSGGGIQIAPNGSAVLHRLGLAQALAGAARPVERQIRRWRDDAPIGTVELGEAAVRRYGSPYYTLRRSRLHRMLLDLADVRFGITCTGVNDRGDHVVVSLADGTRLTAPFVIGADGLRSVVRRAVVADRLRSSGWVAHRAVVPASRVPGHGERVIVRLGPGRHLVSYPLGDGAVNVVAVAPSALASGGRRVLDPPFVSGGRESLSLVFGDWHPAARALVSAGNFTRHELFDRPRAAWRRGRVVLLGDAAHPLLPFVAQGACQALEDAEAIAAGVENYQAARAPRVARVAAAGLAGAREYHFDDGPSQRARDDRLATAGLPGQDWLFGHRS encoded by the coding sequence ATGGACGGGCCGGTCGTGATCGTCGGCGCGGGCATCGGCGGGCTCGCCACCGCCGCGGTGCTCGCCCGCCGCGGGGTGCCGAGCATCGTGCTCGAACGCGCCGCCGAAGCCCAGGACAGCGGCGGCGGCATCCAGATCGCCCCGAACGGGTCCGCCGTGCTGCACCGGCTCGGTCTCGCCCAGGCCCTCGCCGGGGCCGCCCGGCCGGTCGAGCGGCAGATCCGGCGTTGGCGTGACGACGCCCCGATCGGCACGGTCGAGCTCGGCGAGGCGGCCGTTCGCCGCTACGGCAGCCCCTACTACACGCTGCGGCGCTCGCGGCTGCACCGGATGCTGCTCGACCTCGCCGACGTGCGCTTCGGGATCACCTGCACCGGCGTCAACGACCGCGGCGACCACGTCGTGGTGTCGCTCGCCGACGGAACCCGGCTGACGGCCCCGTTCGTGATCGGCGCCGACGGGCTGCGCTCGGTCGTGCGCCGGGCCGTCGTCGCGGACCGGCTGCGGTCCAGCGGGTGGGTCGCCCACCGGGCCGTGGTGCCGGCCTCGCGGGTGCCCGGCCACGGCGAACGGGTGATCGTGCGGCTCGGGCCGGGCCGGCACCTGGTGAGCTATCCGCTCGGCGACGGCGCCGTCAACGTCGTGGCCGTGGCGCCCTCGGCGCTCGCCTCCGGCGGCCGGCGTGTTCTCGACCCGCCGTTTGTCTCCGGCGGCCGGGAAAGCTTGTCGCTTGTCTTCGGTGACTGGCACCCCGCCGCGCGAGCCCTCGTCTCGGCCGGGAACTTCACGCGGCACGAGCTGTTCGACCGCCCGCGGGCCGCGTGGCGGCGGGGCCGGGTCGTGCTGCTCGGTGACGCGGCGCATCCGCTGCTGCCGTTCGTGGCGCAGGGTGCGTGCCAGGCCCTGGAGGACGCCGAGGCGATCGCCGCGGGGGTGGAGAACTACCAGGCGGCCCGGGCCCCGCGGGTCGCCCGGGTCGCGGCCGCCGGGCTGGCCGGGGCGCGCGAGTACCACTTCGACGACGGCCCCTCCCAGCGGGCCCGCGACGACCGGCTGGCCACCGCGGGACTGCCCGGGCAGGACTGGCTGTTCGGTCACCGGTCATGA
- a CDS encoding Crp/Fnr family transcriptional regulator, with the protein MSGVVRDYGWAAGTFLGSLPRDVAASLVERSVRLSFPAGRVILREGALDSHVFLLLSGFVKVTTAVEGVETLLGIRLPGEVVGEIGALTGEPRNATVSASGPLVAGRLQRGDFEAFLRQRPDASALIAAAVARQLRWANRRRTDFAAFPAPIRLARVLSEMAEVCGRRRSDGSVELLVPLSQTDLAAMVAIAQATVEKAAHELRDQGLITTGYRRIVITDPSALRKLADP; encoded by the coding sequence TTGAGTGGGGTCGTGCGCGACTACGGGTGGGCCGCCGGCACGTTCCTCGGCAGCCTGCCCCGGGACGTCGCCGCATCGCTGGTCGAGCGCAGTGTCCGCCTCAGCTTCCCGGCCGGCCGGGTCATCCTGCGCGAGGGCGCCCTCGACTCCCACGTCTTCCTGCTGCTCAGCGGCTTCGTCAAGGTGACCACCGCAGTCGAGGGGGTCGAGACGCTGCTCGGCATCCGGCTGCCCGGCGAGGTGGTCGGCGAGATCGGAGCGCTGACCGGCGAACCCCGCAACGCCACCGTCAGCGCCTCCGGCCCGCTGGTCGCGGGCCGGCTGCAGCGCGGTGACTTCGAGGCTTTCCTGCGGCAACGCCCCGACGCCTCCGCGCTGATCGCGGCCGCGGTGGCCCGCCAGCTGCGCTGGGCCAACCGCCGCCGCACGGATTTCGCGGCCTTCCCGGCGCCCATCCGCCTGGCCCGGGTGCTGTCCGAAATGGCCGAGGTCTGCGGCCGCAGACGCAGCGACGGCAGCGTCGAACTGCTGGTGCCGCTCAGCCAGACGGACTTGGCCGCCATGGTCGCGATCGCGCAGGCCACCGTGGAGAAGGCCGCACACGAACTCCGCGACCAAGGCCTGATCACCACCGGCTACCGCCGCATCGTCATCACCGACCCGTCGGCGCTGAGAAAACTCGCAGACCCCTGA
- a CDS encoding ThuA domain-containing protein — MPRPRRVRPRRSPLTAALLACALLVTVLSGTPARAAPAGPQSVAVRAAAGAEPYSVLVFSKTAAFRHDAIPAGIAAIKQLGADNGFSVDATEDSAAFTDANLAKYRAVIWLSTTGDVLDPGQQAAFERYIQAGGGYAGIHAASDTEYSWPWYGELVGAYFASHPANQQATVKVEDHAHPSTAELPERWSRFDEWYNFRSNPRGDVHVLASLDETSYTPGAGAMGADHPTAWCQDYDGGRAWYTGGGHTIESYTEPAFLAHLLGGIQTAAGHLDADCGASLTESFEKITLDSNTSNPMELDIADDGRVFYVERDGRVRIVKPGTGTTVTAVDLDVFTGNEDGLIGVRLDPDFAGNGWVYLYYARNDGVARNLLSRFTVTGDTIDPATEKVVLQVDTQRNTCCHAGGSMTFDSAGNLYLATGDNTNPFESDAFTPIDERSGRQDYDAQRTAGNTNDLRGKVLRIHPEDDGSYTIPAGNLFPAGTAQTRPEIYAMGFRNPFRLGIDPATNTLYVADYGPDAGAANPDRGPEGTVEWNIVTGPGNFGWPYCIGANYAYNDYQFPSGPSGAKFNCAAPVNNSPNNTGLTTLPPAVSATVDYDYSGNPRFPEIGGGGAPMGGPVYRYDADLNSTRKWPAYYDGKALLGEWNQSKMYAMQVTADGRSLVDINQLLSGMRFIRPMDFEFGPDGALYMIEWGTGFGGNNDDSGIYRIDYIAGERAPIAAAAATPTSGPAPLTVRFSSAGSRDPDGGALTYAWTFGDGATSTEANPTHTYATAGDYTAQLTVTNPKGRSAVANVPVTAGNTAPTVRIEFPPDGGFFEWGDQVRYTIKVTDPEDGEIDCDRVRLQVLLGHDEHAHPLEQHTGCTGTVQTTLASGHGAEANVFAVFEATYTDDGGSGGAGPLTGRALERLQPKRKQAEYYTGTGRVPGGVGGGDPGVTRETGSDPAGGGQNIGFIEDGDWWSLDPASLTGIESIRFRVASGASGGRIEVRADAVDGPLVATADVPGTGGWQTWTDVTVPVTGANAGALFFVARDPAGGTASLLNVNWLDFLGRGVTENAPPKVSAVATPATGTAPVTVAFDGTATDAEGDTPLTYAWDFGDGGTATTLDASHTYRVPGTFTATLTVTDSRGARSYANVPVKVEAPNTSCFGARSDDFLGSTLDRDRWTVVRENQLYSVADGMLRLPTGVGDLYGTRNDATNLVLQPAPAGAWQATTKLTVPITATYQQAGLLVYGDDDNYAKLDLLYNGARTVEFIRETAASPRNESGDSTPAPAGDVIYLRLTSDGTNLTAEASADGRAFTPVGRSATLAGIENPRVGVFALNGGTTAPVVDATFDWFQVTPDAPAEPISPSDEFTGAALDKCRWNAIVREDPATYRVTDGALRIDVPDGDIYTANNTGPTNFVLQAAPAGDWTLQTKVDGSLLDEQYQQAGLLVYGDDDNYVKLDFVADNAAGQPVSRRIEFRSEIGAVVQDPQPQAGSLTSAVWHLRLARAGNTYTAAYSADGTEWTTFEPLTNATLGAAPKVGLYSLGAAQTASKTVAFDYFRVSAENADTTAPVTGAKISGTPIEGWYTGNVTVTLTAEDETGGSGVAGTEYQLDDATVWTAYTAGVPVSGDGAHEVRFRSTDSAGNVEQAKSVTIRIDTTAPVTSAQFAPANDNGWHDGAVPVVLKSVDAGSGVGLLEWSLDGGAWTPYTAPVDVTGDGEHELLYRAKDRAGNAETLKSAVVRIDGTKPTLLVSGLANGQLYGDSQDVRTSWQAVDPTSGIETTTGTLNGRPYTNGSLQALYELPLGLHELTVTAIDKAGNSTSTTVRFFVTTSFRDMQNLLDRFKATGRLSTKAHRQLSTRLDTVRASEAAGEDQRAVRQLVTFRTLVNDAALVADTDVRDTLLRDADAMIERLGGTASRAGTRANDDKPLTRTGRLAEDPTRISPDRGL; from the coding sequence GTGCCCCGTCCACGTCGTGTTCGCCCCCGAAGAAGCCCGCTCACGGCCGCCCTGCTCGCGTGCGCCCTGCTGGTGACCGTCCTCAGTGGCACCCCGGCTCGGGCCGCCCCCGCGGGCCCGCAGTCCGTGGCGGTCCGGGCCGCGGCCGGCGCGGAACCGTACTCCGTCCTGGTCTTCTCCAAGACAGCCGCCTTCCGGCACGACGCCATCCCGGCCGGCATCGCCGCCATCAAGCAGCTCGGCGCCGACAACGGCTTCAGCGTCGACGCCACCGAGGACAGTGCCGCCTTCACCGACGCCAACCTGGCCAAGTACCGCGCGGTGATCTGGCTCTCCACCACCGGCGACGTCCTGGACCCCGGCCAGCAGGCGGCCTTCGAGCGCTACATCCAAGCCGGCGGCGGGTACGCCGGCATCCACGCCGCCTCCGACACCGAGTACAGCTGGCCCTGGTACGGCGAACTGGTCGGCGCCTACTTCGCCAGTCACCCCGCCAACCAGCAGGCGACCGTGAAGGTGGAGGACCACGCCCATCCGTCCACGGCCGAGTTGCCGGAGCGCTGGTCGCGTTTCGACGAGTGGTACAACTTCCGGTCCAACCCCCGCGGTGACGTGCACGTGCTGGCCAGCCTCGACGAGACCAGCTACACCCCGGGCGCCGGTGCGATGGGCGCCGACCACCCGACCGCGTGGTGCCAGGACTACGACGGCGGACGCGCCTGGTACACCGGCGGCGGCCACACGATCGAGTCGTACACCGAACCGGCGTTCCTCGCCCACTTGCTGGGCGGCATCCAGACCGCGGCCGGGCACCTGGACGCCGACTGCGGCGCCTCGCTGACCGAGAGCTTCGAGAAGATCACCCTGGACAGCAACACCAGCAACCCGATGGAACTGGACATCGCCGACGACGGCCGGGTGTTCTACGTCGAGCGCGACGGCCGGGTCCGGATCGTCAAACCCGGCACCGGCACCACGGTGACCGCGGTCGACCTCGATGTCTTCACCGGCAACGAGGACGGCCTGATCGGTGTCCGGCTCGACCCGGACTTCGCCGGCAACGGCTGGGTCTACCTCTACTACGCCCGCAACGACGGCGTGGCCCGCAACCTGCTGTCCCGGTTCACCGTCACCGGCGACACCATCGACCCGGCCACCGAGAAGGTCGTCCTGCAGGTCGACACCCAGCGCAACACCTGCTGCCACGCGGGCGGGAGCATGACCTTCGACAGCGCCGGCAACCTCTACCTGGCCACCGGCGACAACACCAACCCGTTCGAGTCGGACGCGTTCACCCCGATCGACGAGCGTTCCGGCAGGCAGGACTACGACGCCCAGCGCACCGCCGGCAACACCAACGACCTGCGTGGCAAGGTGCTGCGGATCCACCCGGAGGACGACGGGTCGTACACGATCCCGGCGGGGAACCTCTTCCCGGCGGGCACCGCGCAGACCCGCCCGGAGATCTACGCGATGGGCTTCCGCAACCCGTTCCGCCTCGGCATCGACCCGGCCACGAACACCCTCTACGTCGCCGACTACGGGCCGGACGCCGGTGCGGCCAATCCCGACCGCGGCCCGGAGGGGACCGTGGAGTGGAACATCGTCACCGGCCCGGGCAACTTCGGCTGGCCGTACTGCATCGGGGCGAACTACGCGTACAACGACTACCAGTTCCCGTCCGGCCCCAGCGGGGCGAAGTTCAACTGCGCGGCGCCGGTGAACAACTCGCCCAACAACACCGGCCTCACCACGCTCCCGCCGGCCGTCAGCGCCACCGTCGACTACGACTACAGCGGTAACCCCCGTTTCCCGGAGATCGGCGGTGGTGGCGCGCCGATGGGCGGCCCGGTCTACCGCTACGACGCCGACCTGAACTCCACGCGCAAGTGGCCCGCCTACTACGACGGCAAGGCGCTGCTGGGCGAGTGGAACCAGTCCAAGATGTACGCCATGCAGGTGACCGCCGACGGCCGGTCCCTGGTCGACATCAACCAGTTGCTGTCCGGGATGCGCTTCATCCGCCCGATGGACTTCGAGTTCGGCCCGGACGGCGCGTTGTACATGATCGAGTGGGGCACCGGCTTCGGGGGCAACAACGACGACTCCGGCATCTACCGGATCGACTACATCGCCGGTGAACGGGCGCCGATCGCCGCGGCCGCCGCCACCCCGACCTCCGGGCCGGCGCCGTTGACCGTACGGTTCTCCAGCGCGGGATCCCGCGACCCCGACGGTGGCGCGCTGACCTATGCCTGGACGTTCGGTGACGGCGCGACCTCGACCGAGGCCAACCCCACTCACACCTACGCCACGGCGGGCGACTACACCGCGCAGCTGACCGTCACCAACCCCAAGGGCCGCAGCGCGGTGGCCAACGTCCCGGTCACGGCCGGGAACACCGCGCCGACGGTTCGCATCGAGTTCCCGCCGGACGGCGGCTTCTTCGAGTGGGGTGACCAGGTCCGGTACACGATCAAGGTCACCGATCCGGAGGACGGCGAGATCGACTGCGACCGGGTGCGGTTGCAGGTGCTGCTCGGCCATGACGAGCACGCCCACCCGCTGGAGCAGCACACCGGCTGCACCGGCACCGTGCAGACCACGCTCGCCTCGGGGCACGGCGCGGAGGCCAACGTCTTCGCCGTCTTCGAGGCCACCTACACCGATGACGGTGGCTCGGGCGGCGCCGGGCCGCTCACCGGGCGGGCTCTCGAGCGTTTGCAGCCCAAACGCAAGCAGGCCGAGTACTACACCGGCACCGGCCGGGTGCCCGGCGGCGTGGGCGGTGGCGACCCGGGCGTGACCCGGGAGACCGGCAGCGACCCGGCCGGCGGCGGCCAGAACATCGGCTTCATCGAGGACGGCGACTGGTGGTCGCTGGACCCGGCCAGCCTGACCGGCATCGAGTCGATCCGCTTCCGGGTAGCGTCGGGTGCCTCCGGCGGCCGGATCGAGGTCCGCGCCGATGCCGTCGACGGCCCGCTGGTCGCCACGGCCGACGTGCCGGGCACCGGCGGCTGGCAGACCTGGACCGACGTCACCGTGCCGGTCACCGGCGCCAACGCCGGCGCCCTGTTCTTCGTCGCCCGGGACCCGGCCGGCGGGACGGCGTCGCTGCTCAATGTGAACTGGCTGGACTTCCTGGGCCGGGGCGTCACCGAGAACGCGCCGCCGAAGGTCAGCGCGGTCGCGACACCGGCCACCGGCACCGCGCCGGTCACCGTCGCGTTCGACGGCACGGCCACCGACGCCGAGGGCGACACCCCGCTGACGTACGCCTGGGACTTCGGCGACGGCGGCACGGCGACCACCCTGGACGCCAGTCACACATACCGGGTGCCCGGCACGTTCACCGCCACGCTGACCGTGACCGACAGTCGCGGCGCCCGGTCGTACGCCAATGTCCCGGTCAAGGTCGAGGCGCCGAACACCTCCTGTTTCGGGGCACGCTCGGACGACTTCCTCGGCAGCACGCTGGACCGTGACCGCTGGACGGTGGTCCGGGAGAACCAGCTCTACTCGGTTGCCGACGGGATGCTGCGGCTGCCCACCGGCGTGGGCGATCTCTACGGCACCCGTAACGACGCCACCAACCTCGTCCTGCAGCCCGCGCCCGCCGGGGCCTGGCAGGCCACCACCAAGCTCACCGTTCCGATCACCGCGACCTACCAGCAGGCCGGCCTGCTCGTGTACGGCGACGACGACAACTACGCCAAGCTCGACCTGCTCTACAACGGGGCGCGCACGGTGGAGTTCATCCGGGAGACCGCCGCGAGTCCCCGCAACGAGAGCGGTGACAGCACCCCGGCGCCCGCCGGCGACGTGATCTATCTGCGGCTGACCAGTGACGGGACGAATCTGACCGCGGAGGCCTCGGCCGACGGCCGGGCCTTCACCCCCGTCGGCCGGTCCGCCACCCTGGCCGGCATCGAGAACCCACGCGTCGGGGTCTTCGCCCTCAACGGAGGCACCACCGCGCCGGTGGTGGACGCGACGTTCGACTGGTTCCAGGTCACGCCGGACGCCCCGGCGGAACCGATCAGCCCGTCGGACGAGTTCACCGGCGCCGCGCTGGACAAGTGCCGGTGGAACGCGATCGTCCGGGAGGACCCGGCGACCTATCGGGTCACCGACGGGGCCCTGCGCATCGACGTGCCCGACGGCGACATCTACACCGCCAACAACACCGGGCCGACGAACTTCGTCCTGCAGGCGGCGCCTGCCGGCGACTGGACCCTGCAGACGAAGGTCGACGGCAGCCTGCTGGACGAGCAGTACCAGCAGGCCGGGCTGCTCGTGTACGGCGACGATGACAACTACGTCAAGCTGGACTTCGTCGCCGACAACGCCGCCGGCCAGCCGGTCAGCCGGCGGATCGAGTTCCGCAGCGAGATCGGCGCCGTGGTGCAGGACCCACAACCGCAGGCCGGCAGTCTGACATCGGCGGTGTGGCATCTGCGGCTGGCCCGGGCCGGCAACACCTACACCGCCGCGTACTCGGCCGACGGCACGGAGTGGACGACGTTCGAGCCGCTGACCAACGCCACCCTCGGGGCCGCCCCGAAGGTGGGGCTGTACAGCCTCGGCGCCGCCCAGACCGCCTCGAAGACCGTCGCGTTCGACTACTTCCGGGTCAGCGCGGAGAACGCCGACACGACGGCGCCGGTCACCGGAGCCAAGATTTCCGGCACCCCGATCGAGGGCTGGTACACCGGAAACGTCACGGTCACGCTGACGGCGGAGGATGAGACCGGTGGCAGCGGGGTGGCAGGCACCGAGTACCAGCTCGACGACGCCACCGTCTGGACCGCGTACACCGCCGGTGTGCCGGTCAGCGGCGACGGCGCCCACGAGGTGCGGTTCCGCTCGACCGACTCGGCCGGCAACGTGGAACAGGCGAAGTCGGTCACGATCAGAATCGACACCACGGCTCCGGTCACCTCGGCCCAGTTCGCCCCGGCCAACGACAACGGCTGGCACGACGGCGCCGTCCCGGTGGTCCTCAAGTCGGTGGACGCCGGTTCCGGGGTGGGGCTGCTGGAGTGGTCGCTGGACGGTGGCGCCTGGACGCCGTACACCGCACCGGTGGACGTAACCGGTGACGGCGAGCACGAGCTGCTCTACCGGGCCAAGGACAGGGCAGGCAACGCCGAGACGCTCAAGTCTGCGGTCGTGCGGATCGACGGCACCAAGCCGACCCTGCTGGTCTCCGGGTTGGCCAACGGCCAGCTGTACGGCGACAGCCAGGACGTCCGGACCTCGTGGCAGGCGGTCGACCCGACCTCCGGCATCGAGACCACCACCGGCACACTCAACGGACGGCCGTACACCAACGGTTCCCTCCAGGCGCTGTACGAGCTGCCACTCGGCCTGCACGAGCTGACCGTGACCGCGATCGACAAGGCGGGCAACAGCACCTCGACGACGGTCCGGTTCTTCGTCACCACCTCGTTCCGGGACATGCAGAACCTGCTGGACCGGTTCAAGGCGACCGGCCGGCTGTCCACCAAGGCACATCGGCAGCTGTCCACCAGACTGGACACGGTCCGGGCCTCGGAGGCGGCCGGCGAGGACCAGCGGGCAGTGCGGCAGCTGGTCACCTTCAGGACGCTCGTCAACGACGCTGCTCTCGTCGCTGACACCGATGTCCGCGACACCCTGCTCCGCGATGCCGACGCGATGATCGAGCGGCTCGGCGGCACCGCGAGCCGGGCCGGAACGCGGGCGAACGACGACAAGCCGCTGACCCGCACCGGCCGACTCGCCGAGGACCCCACCCGGATCTCCCCGGACCGCGGGCTCTGA
- a CDS encoding LacI family DNA-binding transcriptional regulator, which translates to MADVARLAGVSAQTVSRVSNGHPSVVESTRRQVLDAMQQLGYRPNSAARALKRGEFRTIGVILFTLATTGNSRTVEAIAAQAAQEGYAITLIPVAMPTQDGVLGAFTRLGELAVDGVIVIMEVHLLDAANLTLPPGVQVVVVDSDAGDRYPVVDTDQADGARQAVRHLLELGHDTVWHVTGPAESFASERRALAWRTVLEEAGRPVPPVQRGDWSALSGYEAGLRLPADPSCTAVFCANDQMALGVLRALHERGRRVPAEVSVVGFDDIPDAASYLPPLTTVHQDFAEVGRQCVQGLLDQIRRHTLEPGTVLVPTTLVERASTAPPPAVE; encoded by the coding sequence TCGACCCGGCGTCAGGTTCTGGACGCGATGCAACAACTGGGTTATCGGCCCAACAGTGCCGCACGCGCCCTCAAACGGGGCGAATTTCGTACTATCGGCGTCATTTTGTTCACCTTGGCGACGACCGGCAACAGCCGCACGGTCGAGGCGATCGCCGCCCAGGCCGCCCAGGAGGGGTACGCCATCACGCTGATCCCGGTCGCGATGCCGACCCAGGACGGCGTGCTCGGCGCCTTCACCCGCCTCGGCGAGCTGGCCGTCGACGGCGTCATCGTGATCATGGAAGTGCACCTGCTGGACGCCGCCAACCTCACCCTCCCGCCGGGCGTTCAGGTCGTGGTCGTCGACTCCGACGCCGGCGACCGCTACCCCGTCGTCGACACCGACCAGGCCGACGGCGCCCGCCAAGCCGTACGCCACCTGCTCGAACTCGGCCACGACACGGTCTGGCACGTCACCGGCCCCGCCGAGTCGTTCGCAAGCGAGCGCCGCGCCCTGGCCTGGCGGACCGTGCTCGAAGAGGCCGGCCGCCCCGTCCCGCCCGTGCAGCGCGGCGACTGGTCGGCCCTGTCGGGTTACGAGGCCGGCCTGCGCCTGCCCGCCGACCCGTCCTGCACGGCGGTGTTCTGCGCGAACGACCAGATGGCCCTGGGCGTGCTGCGGGCCCTGCACGAGCGCGGCCGCCGGGTTCCCGCCGAGGTCAGCGTGGTCGGCTTCGACGACATCCCCGACGCCGCCTCCTACCTTCCCCCGCTGACCACCGTGCACCAGGACTTCGCCGAGGTCGGCCGGCAGTGCGTACAGGGCCTGCTCGACCAGATCCGCCGGCACACCCTCGAACCGGGCACGGTCCTGGTCCCGACCACGCTGGTCGAGCGCGCCAGCACCGCTCCCCCGCCGGCGGTCGAGTAG